In Mustela lutreola isolate mMusLut2 chromosome 1, mMusLut2.pri, whole genome shotgun sequence, one genomic interval encodes:
- the LOC131831824 gene encoding lysine-specific demethylase 4D-like: MKSNHCGPQKASCAVMTFCPTAEEFKDFNKYIAYMESQGAHRAGLAKVIPPKEWRARPTYDDISDILIATPLQQVVSGQAGVFTQYHKKKKAMTVGEYRRLANSGKYQTPPHSGFEDLERKYWKTRLYDSPIYGADISGSLFDENTKEWNLGHLGTIQDLLEQECGVVIEGVNTPYLYFGMWKTTFAWHTEDMDLYSINYLHFGEPKTWYAVPPEHGQRLERLAKELFPGSARACEAFLRHKVALISPTVLKDNGIPFSRITQEAGEFMVTFPYGYHSGFNHGFNCAEAINFATPRWIDYGKVASQCSCGEARVTFSMDAFVRILQPERYELWKRGQDRTAVDHTEPVAPGGLELSAWREVRGPGRGTWSLRHLPRRRAPRAPRPGAAGWSPRRRRRRLAPCQASPHPLPAQSSSSAAQCGAVPARPSGEPGPTGPQPPTPCAPGPRPSPGRCGPGRRPREQGAQGAQGPSLQARAKRRVLGGAGYPAPYSEAQPFPVDGGWVDKAAPLSLGFRFYAQASGCSCAPDLQPLGPPLDPDYQMHPGPCLLSLDNIRVSFSDSIPLALPDVARTQKTFPRNADGHCRAPLTLSRLVMMDHTYASMNPTPVPAASVSSVPDSDPLGLKPRAAALFESWDLFRPDGRSSAFELLTFEDFAQYSCI; the protein is encoded by the coding sequence ATGAAGTCTAACCACTGTGGTCCCCAGAAGGCAAGTTGTGCTGTCATGACCTTCTGCCCAACCGCGGAGGAATTTAAAGATTTCAATAAATACATTGCTTACATGGAATCCCAGGGTGCACACCGAGCAGGCCTCGCCAAGGTGATTCCACCCAAGGAATGGAGGGCCAGGCCGACCTATGACGACATCAGTGACATCCTAATTGCAACTCCCCTCCAGCAGGTGGTCTCTGGGCAGGCAGGTGTGTTTACTCAAtaccataaaaagaagaaagccatGACAGTGGGCGAGTACCGCCGTCTGGCAAACAGCGGGAAGTATCAGACTCCACCACACTCGGGGTTTGAGGATTTGGAGCGAAAATACTGGAAGACGCGTCTCTATGATTCTCCCATCTATGGCGCTGACATCAGCGGCTCCTTGTTCGACGAAAACACCAAAGAGTGGAACCTGGGACACCTGGGAACCATCCAGGACCTGCTGGAGCAGGAGTGCGGTGTGGTGATCGAGGGCGTGAACACCCCCTACCTGTACTTCGGCATGTGGAAGACCACGTTCGCCTGGCACACGGAGGACATGGACCTGTACAGCATCAACTACCTGCACTTCGGGGAGCCCAAGACTTGGTACGCGGTGCCCCCGGAGCACGGCCAGCGCCTGGAACGCCTGGCCAAGGAGCTCTTCCCGGGCAGCGCCCGCGCCTGCGAGGCCTTCCTGCGGCACAAGGTGGCTCTCATCTCGCCCACGGTGCTCAAGGACAACGGGATTCCGTTCAGTCGGATCACGCAGGAGGCGGGCGAGTTCATGGTGACCTTTCCCTATGGCTACCACTCTGGCTTCAACCACGGCTTCAACTGCGCGGAAGCCATCAACTTCGCCACCCCGCGCTGGATCGATTACGGCAAGGTGGCCTCCCAGTGCAGCTGCGGGGAGGCCAGGGTCACCTTTTCCATGGACGCCTTCGTGCGCATCCTGCAGCCCGAGCGCTATGAGCTGTGGAAGCGCGGGCAGGACCGGACTGCCGTGGACCACACGGAGCCCGTGGCGCCCGGCGGTCTGGAGCTGAGCGCCTGGCGGGAGGTGCGCGGCCCCGGGAGAGGCACGTGGAGCCTGCGGCACCTGCCACGGCGCCGGGCCCCACGGGCCCCGCGACCCGGGGCGGCTGGCTGGAGCCCCCGCCGCCGGCGCCGCCGCCTGGCTCCGTGCCAGGCCTCCCCGCACCCCTTACCCGCCCAGAGTTCTTCCTCTGCTGCCCAGTGCGGGGCTGTCCCCGCCCGCCCCTCCGGGGAGCCTGGCCCCACTGGGCCACAGCCCCCCACTCCCTGTGCCCCAGGTCCCCGGCCCTCCCCTGGCAGGTGTGGTCCTGGTCGTCGTCCTCGGGAACAGGGGGCTCAGGGGGCTCAGGGGCCTAGCCTCCAAGCCCGGGCCAAGAGGCGTGTCTTGGGGGGAGCGGGGTACCCAGCTCCATACTCGGAGGCTCAGCCCTTTCCTGTGGATGGAGGCTGGGTGGACAAGGCAGCACCACTGAGCCTTGGATTCCGGTTTTACGCTCAGGCTTCTGGGTGCTCCTGTGCCCCTGATCTTCAACCCTTAGGGCCCCCATTGGATCCTGATTATCAGATGCACCCTGGCCCGTGCCTGCTATCCCTGGACAATATTAGAGTCAGCTTCTCTGACAGTATTCCCCTCGCTCTTCCTGATGTCGCCAGAACGCAGAAAACATTCCCCAGGAACGCTGATGGGCACTGCAGGGCCCCTCTAACCCTCTCGAGGTTGGTAATGATGGACCACACTTATGCCTCTATGAATCCGACGCCAGTTCCAGCTGCCAGCGTCTCTTCCGTCCCTGATTCTGATCCTCTGGGATTAAAGCCAAGGGCAGCTGCGCTCTTTGAATCCTGGGATTTGTTCAGGCCTGATGGAAGATCTTCAGCCTTTGAGCTGTTGACTTTTGAAGACTTTGCCCAATATAGCTGCATCTGA
- the LOC131839065 gene encoding lysine-specific demethylase 4D-like, producing the protein MEAMKSKASCAQNPSCTIMIFHPTKEEFNDFDKYIAYMESQGAHRAGLAKVIPPKEWRARPTYDDISDILIATPLQQVVSGQAGVFTQYHKKKKAMTVGEYRRLANSGKYQTPPHSGFEDLERKYWKTRLYDSPIYGADISGSLFDENTKEWNLGHLGTIQDLLEQECGVVIEGVNTPYLYFGMWKTTFAWHTEDMDLYSINYLHFGEPKTWYAVPPEHGQRLERLAKELFPGSARACEAFLRHKVALISPTVLKDNGIPFSRITQEAGEFMVTFPYGYHSGFNHGFNCAEAINFATPRWIDYGKVASQCSCGEARVTFSMDAFVRILQPERYELWKRGQDRTAVDHTEPVAPGGLELSAWREVRGPGRGTWSLRHLPRRRAPRAPRPGAAGWSPRRRRRRLAPCQASPHPLPAQSSSSAAQCGAVPARPSGEPGPTGPQPPTPCAPGPRPSPGRCGPGRRPREQGAQGAQGPSLQARAKRRVLGGAGYPAPYSEAQHFPVDGGWVNKPAPLSPGLRQAAEASVSGCAPVP; encoded by the coding sequence ATGGAAGCTATGAAGTCTAAGGCCAGCTGTGCTCAGAACCCAAGCTGTACCATAATGATATTTCATCCAACCAAAGAAGAGTTTAATGATTTTGATAAGTACATTGCTTACATGGAATCCCAGGGTGCACACCGAGCAGGCCTCGCCAAGGTGATTCCACCCAAGGAATGGAGGGCCAGGCCGACCTATGACGACATCAGTGACATCCTAATTGCAACTCCCCTCCAGCAGGTGGTCTCTGGGCAGGCAGGTGTGTTTACTCAAtaccataaaaagaagaaagccatGACAGTGGGCGAGTACCGCCGTCTGGCAAACAGCGGGAAGTATCAGACTCCACCACACTCGGGGTTTGAGGATTTGGAGCGAAAATACTGGAAGACGCGTCTCTATGATTCTCCCATCTATGGCGCTGACATCAGCGGCTCCTTGTTCGACGAAAACACCAAAGAGTGGAACCTGGGACACCTGGGAACCATCCAGGACCTGCTGGAGCAGGAGTGCGGTGTGGTGATCGAGGGCGTGAACACCCCCTACCTGTACTTCGGCATGTGGAAGACCACGTTCGCCTGGCACACGGAGGACATGGACCTGTACAGCATCAACTACCTGCACTTCGGGGAGCCCAAGACTTGGTACGCGGTGCCCCCGGAGCACGGCCAGCGCCTGGAACGCCTGGCCAAGGAGCTCTTCCCGGGCAGCGCCCGCGCCTGCGAGGCCTTCCTGCGGCACAAGGTGGCTCTCATCTCGCCCACGGTGCTCAAGGACAACGGGATTCCGTTCAGTCGGATCACGCAGGAGGCGGGCGAGTTCATGGTGACCTTTCCCTATGGCTACCACTCTGGCTTCAACCACGGCTTCAACTGCGCGGAAGCCATCAACTTCGCCACCCCGCGCTGGATCGATTACGGCAAGGTGGCCTCCCAGTGCAGCTGCGGGGAGGCCAGGGTCACCTTTTCCATGGACGCCTTCGTGCGCATCCTGCAGCCCGAGCGCTATGAGCTGTGGAAGCGCGGGCAGGACCGGACTGCCGTGGACCACACGGAGCCCGTGGCGCCCGGCGGTCTGGAGCTGAGCGCCTGGCGGGAGGTGCGCGGCCCCGGGAGAGGCACGTGGAGCCTGCGGCACCTGCCACGGCGCCGGGCCCCACGGGCCCCGCGACCCGGGGCGGCTGGCTGGAGCCCCCGCCGCCGGCGCCGCCGCCTGGCTCCGTGCCAGGCCTCCCCGCACCCCTTACCCGCCCAGAGTTCTTCCTCTGCTGCCCAGTGCGGGGCTGTCCCCGCCCGCCCCTCCGGGGAGCCTGGCCCCACTGGGCCACAGCCCCCCACTCCCTGTGCCCCAGGTCCCCGGCCCTCCCCTGGCAGGTGTGGTCCTGGTCGTCGTCCTCGGGAACAGGGGGCTCAGGGGGCTCAGGGGCCTAGCCTCCAAGCCCGGGCCAAGAGGCGTGTCTTGGGGGGAGCGGGGTACCCAGCTCCATACTCGGAGGCTCAGCACTTTCCTGTGGATGGAGGCTGGGTGAACAAGCCCGCACCACTGAGCCCTGGGCTCAGGCAAGCTGCTGAGGCTTCCGTGTCTGGCTGTGCCCCAGTCCCCTAA